A stretch of Patescibacteria group bacterium DNA encodes these proteins:
- a CDS encoding GNAT family N-acetyltransferase translates to MNISIETGRLVLAPISREYAPVIFKEFTPEITTFMYPKPAEKIEDTYQFIDGAMEKDSRDEQLQMVILDKTTREFLGCAGLHEIKTRTPELGIWLKKSVHGSGLGREAVAALADWAQKNLDFDYLMYPVDKRNIPSRKIPESLGAVLAGELKQTNLSGRELDEVVYHIPKVLK, encoded by the coding sequence ATGAACATTTCAATTGAGACCGGCCGACTGGTGTTAGCCCCGATTTCCCGGGAATATGCCCCCGTGATTTTTAAAGAATTTACCCCGGAGATAACGACTTTCATGTATCCCAAACCGGCGGAGAAAATTGAGGATACCTATCAGTTTATTGATGGGGCAATGGAAAAAGACAGCCGGGATGAGCAGCTGCAAATGGTTATTCTTGATAAAACTACAAGGGAATTTCTCGGCTGCGCGGGGCTCCATGAAATTAAAACCCGGACTCCGGAACTGGGGATTTGGCTCAAAAAAAGTGTCCATGGATCAGGTCTTGGGCGAGAAGCGGTTGCTGCTTTAGCCGATTGGGCACAAAAGAATCTGGATTTCGATTATTTAATGTATCCTGTTGATAAGAGAAATATTCCCAGCCGCAAGATTCCGGAATCCCTCGGCGCAGTTCTGGCCGGAGAGCTTAAGCAAACAAACCTGTCCGGGAGGGAACTTGATGAAGTCGTGTATCACATTCCAAAGGTACTAAAGTAA